The region TTGTTTCTCAACCACCCTATAAATGGCAGACATGGAGACTGGGATAAATTACCAACGAACGTAGGAACAGATATGACcgaaaaatttagatttattttattaattatttaccatatctgtgtatattaattataagatatgtaaaagtattttattaaaaattaaaatgtttaaataaatttataacgcaTCGGATAAGACGTATAAATATGTCTCTCTTATGTAGTAGAggcataataagtaataaccaatAGTTTTTactgtagtaaaaaataatttgtattaccaATTGGAAtaggattatttaaaaatttggtttttaagaGGGTTGTATGATAACTATTTCGATAATTTCCatcaatagatattttacCCGATATTTCGTTCagtattaagaatttaatatgGGTAATATctaaacaacaatttaaaaatttgtagtgGCCCTGAAAAGGGCCGTTTTAAATggaaatagtttaataatcgGACGATTTAAGCACGTTCTCCGCGGATACGACGAGCCAATTGGATGTCTTTTGGCATGATCGTGACACGCTTGGCGTGAATGGCGCACAAGTTGGTGTCTTCGAAAAGACCGACCAAGTATGCTTCACTGGCTTCCTGCAGAGCCATAACGGCGGAACTCTGGAAACGCAAATCGGTCTTGAAGTCCTGAGCGATCTCACGAACCAGGCGTTGGAAAGGCAATTTGCGGATCAACAGTTCGGTGCTCTTTTGGTAACGACGGATTTCACGGAGAGCGACTGTACCCGGACGGTAACGATGTGGCTTCTTCACTCCTCCGGTGGCTGGTGCGCTCTTACGTGCGGCTTTGGTGGCCAGCTGTTTCCTCGGGGCCTTGCCTCCGGTGGATTTACGGGCGGTTTGCTTGGTACGTGCCATTTTGGTTAGTTAGCTGTGTTGCTCGGTAAAACTGTAGAACACTGATGGCTCGACAAAACGTAAACCACTAGTATTTATACACGAAACGGATTCGTATCTGCTGTTTTCATTGGTCGGCGGGTGATGATAATCGGTAAGTGGGAGAAATGGAATGGTGCACTACGATTGGCCGTGCGCGCGCCgtaaaacgtataaataaaacggCGTTTGTAAACCGGGCATCAGTCAACGTTCAACGTTCACAGTAGCAAGTATTGCAATACTAAATCTACAAACTACATAAAATCAACATGACCGGACGCGGTAAAGGAGGAAAAGGTCTTGGAAAAGGAGGCGCCAAACGTCATCGTAAAGTGTTGCGTGATAACATCCAGGGAATCACCAAGCCCGCCATCCGTCGGTTAGCCCGTCGTGGAGGTGTGAAACGTATCTCCGGTTTGATCTACGAAGAGACCCGTGGAGTGTTAAAAGTATTCCTTGAGAACGTGATCCGTGATGCAGTCACCTACACCGAACACGCCAAGAGGAAGACCGTTACCGCCATGGACGTCGTCTACGCACTGAAACGTCAAGGACGTACCTTGTACGGTTTCGGAGGTTAAATATTAACGTGCTACaccttatacatttattaaaaaggcCCTTTTCAGGGCCACCACTTTCataagtacttaataattatatgcacAATTGGTAGTAGAAACTAGAAGTAGCTACTTCAAAAATTGTGTAAAGTCTAAGAGAACTGTTCTTGGAATTTGATGAATTATCACTTAGTAAATATAAGCTTACACCTTCCCTTCCGGTCATATCTTGTAACTGAATAAATGTAACCAAGATCAGTTACATTTACTACAGCAAGAACTCCATAGTCCATacataaagaaaaatgttaagatacttaaacatcattataatatattacgcatTAAGTATCATAGAAGTTCAGTAATtcgtatacacatttttattgtaccataaacttatattatattctatacttcaaaatatatgACAAATAGGTTGTTCATTTAATATCTCTTATACAACTGTCGCCttcttattatttgataattatatttatctttgaaGAGTACTTAATTAaagagtatttaaatattcaaaggtttatagtaattttactgTTGAGTTATTGAACTGCAATCCAccagtgataaaaataaaaagatttacAATACTATACCGCCGAATATGATACCAGGCAAATgcctatcaaaattattatcttgatAATAACTCATTATATACATTCTTCGAAGAATTATCTAACCTCGGGCTGTAGTGATTTAGTTATCATGATCAGGCATCGtttcctgtataatataataatctgaGCCTAACAACTACTCTAAACATGGTACTCATtacaatgtgtataatttatttttaccaccatcgataaaattaaaaatcttacacGACaggat is a window of Aphis gossypii isolate Hap1 unplaced genomic scaffold, ASM2018417v2 Contig00963, whole genome shotgun sequence DNA encoding:
- the LOC126555632 gene encoding histone H3, whose amino-acid sequence is MARTKQTARKSTGGKAPRKQLATKAARKSAPATGGVKKPHRYRPGTVALREIRRYQKSTELLIRKLPFQRLVREIAQDFKTDLRFQSSAVMALQEASEAYLVGLFEDTNLCAIHAKRVTIMPKDIQLARRIRGERA
- the LOC126555634 gene encoding histone H4, giving the protein MTGRGKGGKGLGKGGAKRHRKVLRDNIQGITKPAIRRLARRGGVKRISGLIYEETRGVLKVFLENVIRDAVTYTEHAKRKTVTAMDVVYALKRQGRTLYGFGG